In a genomic window of Ipomoea triloba cultivar NCNSP0323 chromosome 3, ASM357664v1:
- the LOC116013676 gene encoding rac-like GTP-binding protein ARAC7, translated as MMSASKFIKCVTVGDGAVGKTCMLICYTSNKFPTDYIPTVFDNFSANVAVDGNIVNLGLWDTAGQEDYSRLRPLSYRGADIFVLAFSLISRASYENVLKKWMPELRRFAPNVPIVLVGTKLDLRDDNRYLADHMGSNVITPAQGEELRKQIGAAAYIECSSKTQQNVKAVFDTAIKVVLQPPRRKEMARKKRRRSTGCSIVRGIVCGGCVA; from the exons ATGATGAGTGCTTCAAAGTTTATCAAATGTGTCACTGTGGGTGATGGGGCTGTGGGGAAGACATGCATGCTCATTTGTTATACCAGTAACAAGTTCCCCACT GATTATATTCCAACAGTGTTTGACAATTTCAGTGCAAATGTGGCTGTGGATGGTAACATTGTTAACCTGGGATTATGGGATACTGCTG GCCAGGAAGATTACAGCAGGTTGAGGCCACTGAGTTACAGAGGTGCAGACATATTTGTTTTGGCTTTCTCTTTAATTAGCAGGGCAAGCTATGAAAATGTTCTCAAAAAG tGGATGCCTGAACTTCGCCGCTTTGCACCCAATGTTCCAATTGTTCTCGTAGGAACAAAACTAG ATCTTCGTGATGACAATAGATATCTGGCTGATCATATGGGTTCTAACGTTATAACACCAGCCCAA GGCGAGGAATTAAGGAAGCAAATTGGCGCAGCAGCATACATAGAGTGTAGCTCTAAAACTCAGCAG AATGTGAAAGCAGTATTTGACACTGCGATTAAGGTTGTGCTTCAACCACCTAGGAGGAAGGAAATGGCTAGGAAGAAAAGGCGCAGAAGCACCGGCTGCTCAATAGT GAGGGGTATAGTTTGCGGGGGTTGTGTGGCTTAG